Proteins encoded within one genomic window of Legionella sp. PC997:
- a CDS encoding TerC family protein — protein sequence MDFIDITVGLIVLIILEIVLGIDNLVILSILSEKLPPQQRKKARRWGLTLSWVMRLIILALAVDLIKLTKPLLTLANMSLSARDFFLIGGGAFLIWKATDEIHQDVTEELESNDKKTGGFKTTFRAVIFQIALMDIIFSLDSVLTAVGLTSHFWVMAVAISSAILIMIFASEVVSAFIKEHPTIKMLALSYLILIGMVLVADGFSFHIPRGYIYFAMGFSLAVESLNLVKHSRKKRQSRSGK from the coding sequence ATGGATTTTATTGATATTACTGTAGGCTTAATTGTCTTAATTATATTAGAAATAGTTTTGGGAATTGATAATCTAGTAATTTTATCTATTTTGTCAGAAAAGTTACCGCCACAACAGAGAAAAAAAGCAAGGCGGTGGGGACTAACGCTTTCTTGGGTTATGCGGTTAATTATACTCGCACTAGCAGTGGATCTCATTAAATTAACTAAACCATTACTTACTCTGGCCAACATGTCGTTATCCGCCCGAGATTTCTTTCTCATTGGAGGTGGTGCTTTTTTAATCTGGAAAGCAACTGATGAAATTCACCAGGATGTGACTGAAGAACTTGAATCTAATGATAAAAAGACCGGCGGTTTTAAAACAACATTCCGTGCAGTTATTTTCCAAATTGCATTAATGGATATTATATTCTCTTTGGATAGTGTGTTAACTGCAGTAGGCTTAACTTCACACTTTTGGGTAATGGCTGTCGCAATTAGTAGCGCCATACTGATTATGATTTTTGCAAGTGAAGTTGTAAGTGCATTTATTAAAGAACATCCTACAATCAAAATGCTTGCCTTAAGTTACTTGATCTTAATTGGTATGGTCCTGGTTGCTGATGGTTTTTCTTTTCATATTCCTCGAGGATATATTTATTTTGCCATGGGATTCTCTTTGGCAGTGGAGTCCTTGAATTTAGTCAAACACTCACGGAAAAAACGACAGAGTCGCTCGGGAAAATAA
- the hemJ gene encoding protoporphyrinogen oxidase HemJ: MLWIKAFHIIAMVSWFAGLFYLPRLFVYNADTQDEPSLIRFKTMERRLYYGIMWPAAILTTFFGLWLLSYNLSYYMSVGWMHAKLSLVIILWVYHLLCGYYLKAFSRNQNQKNSRFFRIYNEFPTLLLIGIVILVVVKP, encoded by the coding sequence ATGTTGTGGATTAAAGCATTTCATATTATCGCCATGGTTTCTTGGTTTGCAGGATTATTTTATTTACCCAGGCTGTTTGTTTATAATGCGGATACCCAAGATGAGCCTAGTCTTATTCGTTTTAAAACAATGGAGAGACGGCTTTATTATGGAATCATGTGGCCCGCGGCGATACTGACCACGTTCTTTGGATTATGGCTTCTTAGCTATAATCTCTCTTATTACATGAGTGTAGGATGGATGCATGCAAAATTAAGCTTGGTGATTATTTTGTGGGTTTATCATCTATTATGTGGGTATTATTTAAAGGCATTTTCACGAAATCAAAATCAAAAGAATTCGCGTTTTTTTCGTATTTATAATGAATTTCCAACTCTTCTACTGATTGGTATTGTGATCTTAGTGGTAGTGAAACCCTAG
- a CDS encoding rubredoxin: MQEYKKYICVICGFIYDEAEGWPEDGIEPGTRWEDVPENWFCPDCGAGKEDFDMVEIE, translated from the coding sequence ATGCAAGAATATAAAAAATATATTTGTGTTATCTGTGGTTTTATTTATGATGAAGCTGAGGGATGGCCGGAGGATGGGATTGAACCTGGTACGCGTTGGGAAGACGTGCCAGAAAACTGGTTTTGCCCAGATTGTGGCGCTGGTAAAGAAGATTTTGATATGGTGGAAATAGAATAA